GGGCAGTCGCTTAGCCAAGTGGCACCTACTGACGTCAACATCTTCTGCTCTAGCTGGCTATCAGCCTTTCGCGCAGCGCCTGGGCGAGATCGCGGGCCGTGTGAAACACCGCCAAGATCGTGACCGTCTCGGCACCAACTTCATAAACAATCAAGTAAGGCAAACCGGAAACACTCATTTCTCGTGTCTCCGGGTGGCGACCAGGTCGCCCGAGAGCTGGGAACTGCGGCAGTTTCCTCGCCGTTTCTACGATGCCCCGATATACTGTCTCTGCGGCGGCGGGGTTATCCAGTGCGATATAGTTTACAATCCCCTCAAGATCGCGGGCTGCAGGCTCTGCAATGACCAGTCTTTTCAACGCGACCAGCCATGCTTCGCGGCAATAGCGGCGAAGACATCATCGGCAGGCAAAACCTTGCCTTCACGCGCTGCGGCGATCCCTGCAGAGATACGTTCCATCTGCCAGACGTTGGCTTCCAGATACTGCTCGATCGCCTGATTGACGATGTAGTTGCGTGACCGGTCCATCGCATGTGCCAAGGCGTCGATTTCCTGAACCTTTGCCGTGCGGATGGTAATCGGCTCGGTTGTAGGCCGCTGAGGCATTTTGTGATCCTTTGTAATCATCTGTAATCTATCGGCCCAAAGGCAGTCTTTCAAGCACTTGGGATTCGCAGAGAGTGGAGGTTTGCGCTGCCCCGACCGGCTGGCGCAGAAAGCACCCCCATCACCACCAAGCGAAATCCTTAGGACTTCGGTCTCGTCGCAGATCCCAAGACGCTTAGCGCAGTCCCCACCCGACCGCGCTGTCACCACAAGGTAAGTAAGTCATGTGAACAACTACATGAGAAAGATCATGACAAGCCCTTACGCAAACACCGCGACAGCGCGGTTGATCGCCGACCGTATCCGTGACCTGTCGCACCGCAAGACCCAGGCTGAAATCGCCAGCGAGGCGGGCTTCGGCAATGCCAACATGATGACCTTCCTGAAGAACGGTCGGAACAAGGTTCCGCTCGATCGTGTGCCCTCGTTGGCGAAGGCGCTGGAGGTTGACCCGGCTTATCTGATGCGTCTTGCGCTCGACCAGGCTGTTGGTGCGACGGCGGCGAAGGCGATTACCGAGATCTTCGGCACTCCCGCAACCGAGAACGAACGCGGCTGGCTCACGGAGCTGCGCGATGCGTCGGGCAACACCGACCCGCGGCTGACGGCGCGGTCTCGCGCGTCCTTGAGGGGGATCTTTGGCAAATGACATCGCAGGAGGATTACACCGTCTTCACCGTTCCCATGGGTCCAGTGGGACCGTGGGACCAGCTGAGCGAGAACGAGAAAGCGTGGATCGAATTCATCCGCGTGATCTCGTGCGGGAGTGACCCGAAGGTCACCCCGTCGCGTGTGCGCGCGCTGCGCGAGCTGCTGGATGCGGGGTAATTTTCTGGAGCGAAGAGCTGGGCTCCTCTTCCACCTGAGACTTATCCACAGGCTCTGGGTGTTAAATATGTGTTAAATATAGTGTTACGGCTCAAAAAAGTCTGAATAACACTTCCATATCAAAGCCTTGCCTACCCCCCCCGTGTGTAAAGTGGTGATTCGGCGTGTGTAAAGTGGTGATTCGGCGTGTGTAAAGTGTCGTTAGCCGGCAAGGTGTGGGTGAAGTGTCGTTTAGCTCTTTGCGTGGGTGAAGTGTCGTTGTAAGTGTAGGTGTGTGTAAAGTGTCGAAGGCACCTGATGTCGAGCGATTACCCCCTCCTTCCTGACAGGCATCCTCAGGGCGATTTCTTCGTCTGCGACATTTTTGATGCCGCACCGAAGGCTGACATCGGTGCGATGGAGCATCCGATCTTTTCGCTCTCGACGAAGCCTGACACGCGCCCACGCAAGTATGAGCATAACGGCATCAGCATCGAGGTGAAGCCATCGTCGGATGGTCTTGCGACGGTGCATGATCGCGATGTGCTAATCTACTGCATCAGCCAGCTTATTAAAGGGATGAACGAAGGACGCGAGCCGCAGCAGATCGTCAGGTTTCAGGCGTCGGATCTTCTGAAGGCCACAAACCGCATGATCACCGGCCGAGGCTATGACTTGCTGAAGGCGGCGATGGAGCGATTGGCCGGAACGCGTATTTCGACGAACATCACAACGGGCGGTCAGGAAGTCTTCGAGACCTTCGGTTTGATCGAGCGTGCCAGGATCGTGCGGGAGACCCGTGATGGTCGCATGCAGGAGGTGGAGATCAAGCTCTCCGATTGGGTATTCAACGCCATCAGGGCGCATGAAGTCCTTACCCTGAGCCGCGAGTATTTCCGCCTTCGGAAGCCCTTGGAGCGGAGGATCTATGAGCTGGCCCGAAAGCACTGTGGTCGCCAGAAGGAATGGCGGGTCAGCCTGGAGCTGCTGCAGAAGAAATGCGGGTCGGGGTCGTCGATGCGAGAGTTCCGTCGGCTTGTGACGACCATCGCCGATGAGGACGAGAAGTATGGTCACATGCCCGACTACGAGATTCGCTTCGAGGTGGAGAAGGATGTGCTTGTCGTCCGCAGCCGAGGCACAGTTGGGCCCGAAGTCAGCGAGATCGCCACAGTTGTGATCCCGCCGCTTGATGCGGATGTCTATGCGATGGCGCGGGAAGCCGCTCCGGGCTGGGATGTCCGTATGATCGAACATGAGTGGCGTTCCTGGACGACAGAAGCGCCAAAGAACCCGGAGATGGCGTTTCTCGGATTCTGTCGGAAGTGGTTTGAGCGAAGAGGCCGTCCGTGACCGACTTTCATTCGAACGCCTACATCAGGAACCGAGATTCGGGGGATCAGGAACCTTCACTGTGTTTTCGTTACTTCGTTCAGCCTGAACTAAGTAATCTACGAGATGGAGAGGCTTTCCTCGGTTCCTGACGGAAGTCGTTCAAGTGGAGAAGTGGCACGTAAGCTCTCAATTGCGTATCTGCGTGTTTGCATGATTACGTAAATGCGCTGAAGCCACTGTCGCTTGAGCGGAGTGACAGTGTCGCCGTGCACCAAGGCGATAGCCCCTGCCCTTCTATATCTGCGTGAATGCGTATCTATGCAGGCGCGTGGTCACGTAGAAGCATATTCCTGACCGTCGTTGCGTGCCACTGTCCCCCGCGAGCTGACCGCACCTGGCGCACGTTCAGTTCGTCGGCGATCATACGTAGCGATAGCCCGCGAGAGGATAGCTCCCGTATGATCGGCAGGACGTTCTGAGCGTGCTTGTCGGCGTTCCAAGCATTCTGTGCTGCACCAGAGCGTGCCGCCTGACGCTGTTCCTCTGCTCGACCTGGTATCGCCCAGCCGAGAACCACACCCCGCGCTTTGGCTGCCGCCAGAGCTGCGCGTGTGCGATCAGAGATCATGCGCGTCTCGTGCTCAGCCACCGCCGCCATGACATGCAGAAGGAAGCGGTTGGCCTCCGGCATGTCTGCCGCTGCGATCTCGACACCCGCTTCGAGCAAGTTGGCGATGAAGGCGACATTGCGCGCGAGACGGTCCAGCTTGGCGATGAGGAGGACCGCGCCGGTTCGCTTTGCCTCGACAAGAGCACGGGCAAGCTGGGGACGGTCATTCTTCTTGCCGCTCTCGATTTCGACGAACTCTGCGGTGATGGCCCCTTTCCCGGAGACATGGTCTACGACGGCCTTGCGTTGTGCTTCCAGTCCAAGCCCGCTCCGACCTTGCCGATCAGTGCTGACACGCAGGTAGGTGATGAATCTTACTTTGTGCATTCGGAGCAAAACTCTATCTCAAACGCTTAGACTGATCCGTAAGGCGCCTATTTCTCGGTGCGATGTGCTTTAGAGGCTCTTCGCTGTGACTTGGCAGCTTTTCGACGTGCTCTGGCGGCAATCTTTGCTGCCTTTGCGGCCGCTCGCTTTGCAAGTAGCGGCGCCAAGCGTCTTTCAATGACAGCGTCGTCATACCCATGAGACACTACAGCCGGCTTGCGGATGACGTCATGGCCAGACACCCAAGTTCGTGTGCCATCCTGTAGTATCCGCCAGTGGCCCCTTCGAGAGTGTTCGGTCAAGCTGCGTCCCTACCAGATAGTGCATGTATAAGGACTCTACCTCCGTAGAGTTCTTATACAGACTATCGCATTTACGTATCTGCGCAACCGCGCATCTGTGAATTTGTGGTTTTCCGACTCCGCGGAACTGCGCTAAGGTATCCGCATGAAAACCATCGTCGTCGCCGCACAGAAGGGTGGAGCCGGGAAAACCACGCTCGCCCGGAACATCGCAGTCGCCGCCTCCCAGGCCGGCGGCCGCGTCTTATGCCTCGACCTTGACCCTCAAGGCTCGCTCAGAGCCTGGTGGGAGAGCCGCGACGCAGACATGCCCGCAATGCTGGATCGAGACCCCTCGCCAGACGCCCTCAGAGCAACGCTGACAGCCGCTCAGGTGCAATTCGATCTCTGTGTCATCGACACGCCTCCCGCCGCTCCAGAGTGGCTTGCAGAGGCTCTGGGCGCTGCTGATCTGGTGCTGATCCCTGTCAGGCCGTCACCGGACGATCTACGAGCTGTTGGCGCGACCATCGCCGCCGTGAACCGGGCTCGCGTTCCGTTCGCGTTCGCGCTGTCGCAAACACCGAGGGCGAAAATCACCGACGAGGCCGCGCGCGTTCTCGCGCAACATGGCCGTGTCGCGCCGGTGAATATCGCACAGCGCGTCAGCTACGCCGAGACGGGTGCGACGGGGCAGGGCGTGACAGAGACGACAGATGACAGGGCAGGGGCTGAGATCAAGGCGGTCTGGGCCTATGTGAAAGGAATACTCAATGGCTAAGAAAGCTGTCGTCCTTGAAGGTTTGCTGAACACGGAAAGCCGTCCGGTCGATACCGGAATTCCCCAGCGAGGGGCTGCCCATGTGATCGCTGAACCG
The sequence above is a segment of the Gemmobacter fulvus genome. Coding sequences within it:
- a CDS encoding recombinase family protein; this encodes MHKVRFITYLRVSTDRQGRSGLGLEAQRKAVVDHVSGKGAITAEFVEIESGKKNDRPQLARALVEAKRTGAVLLIAKLDRLARNVAFIANLLEAGVEIAAADMPEANRFLLHVMAAVAEHETRMISDRTRAALAAAKARGVVLGWAIPGRAEEQRQAARSGAAQNAWNADKHAQNVLPIIRELSSRGLSLRMIADELNVRQVRSARGGQWHATTVRNMLLRDHAPA
- a CDS encoding helix-turn-helix domain-containing protein, translated to MTSPYANTATARLIADRIRDLSHRKTQAEIASEAGFGNANMMTFLKNGRNKVPLDRVPSLAKALEVDPAYLMRLALDQAVGATAAKAITEIFGTPATENERGWLTELRDASGNTDPRLTARSRASLRGIFGK
- a CDS encoding type II toxin-antitoxin system RelE/ParE family toxin: MKRLVIAEPAARDLEGIVNYIALDNPAAAETVYRGIVETARKLPQFPALGRPGRHPETREMSVSGLPYLIVYEVGAETVTILAVFHTARDLAQALRERLIAS
- a CDS encoding CopG family ribbon-helix-helix protein, which produces MITKDHKMPQRPTTEPITIRTAKVQEIDALAHAMDRSRNYIVNQAIEQYLEANVWQMERISAGIAAAREGKVLPADDVFAAIAAKHGWSR
- a CDS encoding ParA family protein encodes the protein MKTIVVAAQKGGAGKTTLARNIAVAASQAGGRVLCLDLDPQGSLRAWWESRDADMPAMLDRDPSPDALRATLTAAQVQFDLCVIDTPPAAPEWLAEALGAADLVLIPVRPSPDDLRAVGATIAAVNRARVPFAFALSQTPRAKITDEAARVLAQHGRVAPVNIAQRVSYAETGATGQGVTETTDDRAGAEIKAVWAYVKGILNG
- a CDS encoding replication initiator protein A yields the protein MSSDYPLLPDRHPQGDFFVCDIFDAAPKADIGAMEHPIFSLSTKPDTRPRKYEHNGISIEVKPSSDGLATVHDRDVLIYCISQLIKGMNEGREPQQIVRFQASDLLKATNRMITGRGYDLLKAAMERLAGTRISTNITTGGQEVFETFGLIERARIVRETRDGRMQEVEIKLSDWVFNAIRAHEVLTLSREYFRLRKPLERRIYELARKHCGRQKEWRVSLELLQKKCGSGSSMREFRRLVTTIADEDEKYGHMPDYEIRFEVEKDVLVVRSRGTVGPEVSEIATVVIPPLDADVYAMAREAAPGWDVRMIEHEWRSWTTEAPKNPEMAFLGFCRKWFERRGRP